From a region of the Bacteroidota bacterium genome:
- a CDS encoding RecQ family ATP-dependent DNA helicase, with translation MIEQLHQLLKKYWGFDKFRDLQQEIIVSAITNNDTLALLPTGGGKSICYQLPAIYMNKLCLVISPLIALMKDQVQNLEKRGIPAAAIYSGMSFNEVDRILDHAVFGKYRLLYVSPERLETDIFKARLEKLPLSMIAVDEAHCISEWGYDFRPSYLKIAKLKPWFPNIPFLALTATATKEVQLDIIEKLEFKNPQHFQKSFERENLIYACVYDEAKLKKIADILNNVKGSGIVYVRTRKHAKEIADFLVMQKISADYYHAGLDPKSRNQKQEDWMKNTFRIMVATNAFGMGIDKANVRVVIHVDLPDSLEAYYQEAGRAGRDLKKSFAIAIVDSNDKTALAQRIEKKFPEKKDIQKVYDILCNYYQIPIGNGEFMEFDFDMNVFCKTYNLDLLKTYNAIKSLQQEGIIQLSENSVLISKFMFIPSHTELYDFQLRNPKFEPIIKTLLRSYSGLYDNYTRISEGELASRLNSSKETIIKYLSYFKKLGIADYIPARNKPQLVFLIDRTDKNNFPFDYTNWQKRKKIAEKKIEAIQEYGYESGRCRSKMLLNYFGEKIKNNCGHCDYCLKVKDSGLTAAEFDKIYSSLLALIKNKKIKSTEISAEFPTIQKEKVIYAVRWLIDQGKITEDSNFYLQIKE, from the coding sequence ATGATTGAACAGCTTCATCAGCTATTGAAAAAATACTGGGGTTTTGATAAATTTCGAGACCTTCAGCAGGAAATTATAGTTTCTGCAATCACCAATAACGATACCTTGGCATTGTTACCTACAGGTGGTGGAAAATCTATTTGCTATCAGCTGCCAGCAATTTATATGAATAAACTTTGTTTGGTCATATCCCCTTTAATTGCATTGATGAAAGATCAGGTTCAAAATCTGGAAAAAAGAGGAATTCCAGCAGCAGCAATATATTCGGGGATGAGTTTCAATGAAGTTGACAGGATACTTGATCATGCAGTTTTTGGCAAATACCGATTGTTGTATGTTTCACCAGAACGATTGGAAACAGACATTTTTAAAGCACGTTTGGAGAAACTCCCATTAAGCATGATAGCCGTTGATGAAGCTCATTGTATTTCTGAATGGGGTTATGATTTCAGACCATCCTATTTAAAAATTGCCAAATTAAAGCCTTGGTTTCCAAACATCCCCTTTCTGGCATTAACAGCTACAGCTACTAAAGAGGTTCAGCTTGATATCATAGAAAAATTAGAATTTAAAAATCCACAGCATTTTCAAAAAAGTTTTGAAAGGGAAAATCTAATTTATGCCTGTGTATATGATGAGGCAAAACTTAAAAAAATTGCCGACATCTTAAACAATGTGAAAGGATCAGGTATCGTTTATGTACGAACCCGGAAGCATGCAAAAGAAATTGCTGATTTTTTAGTCATGCAGAAAATAAGTGCCGATTATTATCATGCTGGACTTGATCCAAAGTCGCGCAATCAAAAGCAGGAAGATTGGATGAAAAACACATTCCGCATTATGGTAGCAACCAATGCCTTTGGAATGGGAATCGACAAAGCAAATGTTCGAGTGGTTATTCACGTAGATTTACCTGACAGTTTAGAAGCTTATTATCAGGAAGCTGGACGAGCAGGACGAGATTTGAAGAAATCTTTTGCTATTGCCATTGTTGATTCAAATGATAAAACAGCATTAGCTCAGCGCATTGAAAAAAAATTTCCTGAGAAGAAAGATATTCAAAAAGTCTATGATATTTTATGCAATTACTACCAAATACCAATTGGTAATGGTGAATTCATGGAATTTGACTTTGATATGAATGTGTTTTGTAAAACATACAATCTTGATTTACTAAAAACCTATAATGCCATAAAAAGCTTGCAACAAGAAGGCATTATTCAGTTGTCAGAGAATAGTGTGCTCATTTCAAAATTCATGTTTATTCCATCACATACTGAGCTATATGATTTTCAATTGAGAAATCCAAAGTTTGAGCCAATAATCAAAACGCTGCTCAGGTCCTATAGTGGTTTATACGACAACTATACTCGTATTAGTGAAGGTGAATTGGCATCAAGGCTAAATTCCAGTAAAGAAACGATCATTAAATACCTCAGTTATTTTAAAAAACTGGGAATTGCAGATTATATCCCTGCACGAAATAAACCGCAATTAGTATTTCTTATTGATAGAACAGACAAAAATAATTTTCCATTTGATTATACAAATTGGCAAAAAAGGAAGAAAATTGCTGAGAAGAAAATTGAAGCTATTCAGGAATATGGATATGAGTCTGGCAGGTGTAGAAGTAAAATGTTGTTGAATTATTTTGGTGAGAAAATTAAGAATAATTGCGGCCATTGCGATTATTGTTTGAAAGTAAAAGACTCAGGCTTAACTGCTGCTGAATTTGATAAAATATATTCCAGTCTGTTAGCGTTAATTAAAAATAAAAAAATAAAATCAACAGAAATTTCAGCTGAATTTCCTACTATTCAAAAAGAAAAAGTTATTTATGCAGTACGCTGGTTAATTGATCAGGGTAAAATTACAGAAGATTCTAACTTTTATTTGCAAATCAAAGAATGA
- a CDS encoding glycosyltransferase, producing MKRIILTVSNDISYDQRMHRICESLANNGFSVLLVGRKRKHSIPLQTDSFSKKRLRCLFNSGPLFYAEYNVRLFIFLLFQPFDILCAIDLDTLLPNLFTAKLKRKKCLYDAHEFYTEVPELIGRSFTKKIWEKIAGYGIPKMTASYTVNDSLAAILSNQYHQEFKVVRNVPILVHHEKSKVRKEKFVLYQGAINKGRGLEELVLAMKNLSINLVLIGEGDLTKKIKQLIADHNLENQVSMKGFVEAKKLREYTSNAYIGYNLLDQHSKSYYYSLSNKFFDYIHAGIPSLSNNFPEYKRVNEKFKVTLLCDLKVEDIVKSINLLLSNQKLYDELESNCLKAQIEFNWQNEEKRLLDVYQNI from the coding sequence ATGAAAAGAATTATTCTCACCGTTAGCAACGATATTTCTTATGATCAGCGCATGCATAGAATTTGTGAATCGCTTGCAAATAATGGATTTTCTGTATTATTAGTAGGTCGAAAACGAAAACATTCCATTCCATTACAAACTGATTCTTTTAGCAAAAAACGATTAAGATGTTTGTTTAATTCAGGGCCACTATTTTATGCTGAATATAATGTGCGCTTGTTTATTTTTCTATTGTTCCAGCCTTTTGACATTTTGTGTGCTATAGATCTCGACACCCTCCTTCCGAATCTATTTACTGCCAAATTAAAACGAAAGAAATGCCTCTATGATGCCCATGAATTCTATACAGAAGTTCCTGAACTAATTGGACGGAGTTTTACCAAAAAGATTTGGGAAAAAATTGCTGGTTATGGCATTCCTAAAATGACTGCTAGCTACACAGTAAATGATTCACTGGCTGCAATTTTATCAAATCAATACCATCAGGAGTTTAAGGTCGTTAGAAATGTTCCTATTTTAGTTCATCATGAAAAATCGAAAGTGAGGAAAGAGAAATTTGTTCTTTATCAAGGAGCAATCAATAAAGGGCGAGGTCTGGAAGAACTAGTTCTGGCAATGAAAAATTTAAGCATTAATCTTGTGCTTATTGGGGAAGGTGATTTAACAAAAAAAATAAAGCAGTTAATTGCTGATCACAATCTAGAAAATCAAGTAAGTATGAAAGGTTTTGTAGAAGCAAAGAAACTAAGAGAATATACCAGCAATGCATATATTGGATACAATCTGCTCGATCAACATAGTAAAAGCTATTACTATTCTTTGTCCAATAAATTTTTTGATTACATCCATGCAGGCATACCTTCCCTCTCAAATAATTTTCCAGAGTACAAGCGCGTAAACGAAAAATTTAAAGTTACTTTGCTATGCGATTTAAAAGTTGAAGATATCGTCAAATCCATAAATCTTCTTCTGAGCAATCAAAAGCTTTATGATGAACTTGAAAGCAATTGTTTGAAAGCGCAAATAGAATTTAATTGGCAAAACGAAGAAAAAAGACTCCTTGATGTCTACCAAAACATCTAA
- a CDS encoding glycosyltransferase family 1 protein encodes MSTKTSNLHLNIVSFDIPFPANYGGVIDVYYKMKALKEKGVKIHLHAFQYGRESCRELESICEEVSYYSRKRFGNLFNLKLPYIVKTRKSAQLLKNLQKNDFPILFEGLHCAYYANHDSLKHRNRMVRMHNIEYLYYMHLAKVEKNIFKQLYFKIEAIRLKNFQQILSNVNHIAAISPSDQIILNLKHQNSFYLPVFHPNEKLSSTIGKGEYILYHGNLGVGENNEAAIYLIENVFDKIEYPCIIAGSNPSRKLIDLVKDQSHIKLINPELDEIYDLIKNAQINILPTFQDTGIKLKLLNALYLGRYCLVNSKMVKDTGLDHLCIIASDDSEFVAQIHDYFNLDFTISQQETRQQHLQTLFSNNHNIDKLIDKI; translated from the coding sequence ATGTCTACCAAAACATCTAATTTACATTTAAATATAGTTTCATTCGACATACCATTTCCAGCTAATTATGGAGGTGTAATTGATGTATACTATAAAATGAAGGCACTTAAGGAAAAAGGTGTTAAAATCCATTTGCATGCTTTTCAATATGGGAGAGAAAGTTGTCGAGAGCTAGAAAGTATTTGTGAAGAAGTTTCTTATTATTCCAGAAAAAGATTCGGAAACCTTTTCAATTTAAAACTACCCTATATCGTTAAAACAAGGAAATCGGCTCAACTCTTGAAAAATCTTCAGAAAAACGATTTTCCAATTTTATTTGAAGGGCTTCATTGTGCCTATTATGCAAATCATGATAGTCTCAAGCACAGGAATAGAATGGTTAGAATGCATAATATTGAATACTTATATTATATGCATTTAGCAAAGGTTGAAAAAAACATTTTCAAGCAATTGTATTTTAAAATTGAAGCAATCCGGCTTAAAAATTTTCAACAAATACTAAGCAACGTAAATCATATAGCTGCCATTTCTCCATCCGATCAAATTATTCTGAACCTAAAACATCAAAACAGTTTTTATCTACCTGTTTTTCATCCCAACGAAAAACTAAGCTCTACTATAGGCAAGGGAGAATATATATTGTATCACGGTAATTTAGGAGTGGGAGAAAATAATGAGGCAGCCATTTATTTGATTGAAAATGTATTTGACAAAATCGAATATCCTTGTATAATTGCAGGTTCAAATCCATCCAGAAAGCTCATTGATTTAGTAAAAGATCAGTCACATATAAAATTGATCAATCCTGAATTGGATGAGATTTATGACCTTATTAAAAATGCCCAGATAAACATACTTCCTACCTTTCAAGATACAGGTATAAAACTAAAACTGCTAAATGCCTTATATTTAGGAAGATATTGCTTGGTTAACAGCAAGATGGTTAAAGATACTGGTCTGGATCATTTATGTATTATTGCCTCTGATGATAGTGAATTTGTTGCACAGATTCATGATTATTTTAATCTGGATTTCACGATTAGTCAGCAAGAAACAAGACAGCAGCATTTGCAAACTTTGTTTTCAAACAATCACAATATCGATAAGCTTATTGATAAAATTTAG
- a CDS encoding ATP-binding cassette domain-containing protein, whose protein sequence is MSNPIVDLKNAHIFQQDTLILHDINLSLLPHEFVYLIGKTGSGKSTLMRALYGDLFLSKGEGTVAGFDLNKLKKKDVPFLRRKLGIVFQDFQLLMDRSVFDNLKFVLKATGWKSDDLIAKRIKEVLRQVGLNTKDFKMPFELSGGEQQRVAIARALLNDPKIILADEPTGNLDPDTSNEILALLFDIVKSGSTVFMATHNYKLMERFPSKILKLEDGQIQETTIT, encoded by the coding sequence ATGAGTAATCCAATTGTTGACCTTAAAAATGCACATATCTTTCAACAAGATACCCTGATATTACATGATATTAATTTATCGCTTTTACCACACGAATTTGTCTATCTGATTGGTAAAACCGGAAGTGGTAAAAGTACACTGATGCGAGCTCTATATGGAGATTTGTTTTTGTCGAAAGGAGAAGGTACAGTAGCAGGTTTCGATCTTAATAAATTAAAAAAGAAAGATGTACCTTTTTTAAGACGAAAACTGGGTATTGTTTTTCAGGACTTCCAGTTATTAATGGATAGAAGTGTTTTTGATAATTTAAAGTTTGTTTTAAAAGCCACTGGCTGGAAATCAGATGATTTGATTGCCAAGAGAATCAAAGAGGTATTGAGACAAGTGGGTTTAAATACAAAAGATTTTAAAATGCCTTTTGAACTATCAGGGGGAGAGCAGCAGCGTGTGGCCATTGCTCGTGCACTATTGAATGATCCTAAAATTATTTTGGCGGATGAACCTACAGGAAATCTGGATCCTGATACATCAAATGAAATATTGGCTTTATTATTTGATATAGTTAAAAGTGGATCAACTGTATTTATGGCTACCCACAATTATAAATTAATGGAGCGCTTTCCATCTAAAATATTAAAACTTGAAGATGGGCAGATACAGGAAACAACAATCACCTAA
- a CDS encoding tetratricopeptide repeat protein — protein sequence MKNLANYRKQLFFIGMSILFVSFYGCNPLKKMQKDLDKVKIKVVDDVLEVHADSINVYFDTYIPENYFHKKAIMKLDPFLSYKTDSIFMTPLLLAGEKVDLQSNKIPSSNVVPFKAGATVPYREKLRYEPGMKNSTIYLVGSYKIDSDYDELDNCICDVKKYMISEGVIATSQTVQPTETIGIAGSFTPTRIVANGVIYYENDKYIIKKGQTESKDFKLPFVLDPVFDLVIKEGYQIEGVTMHSQASPDGAFDRNEFLAKSRKSVSYAYMVKRLKAIGFEQVYDSGFYKRDQTYEDWEGLKQLISKSDLSIKEDILKIIASDLPLDEKEANIRKLGQWEVLAKTILPKLRKTEIAMTAKTIIRELSVLNALYKENKLDEFYNKQEVLYLAYNTKSLDDQAKLYTYYNEKYPDEYVGLNNLAGVHILKGQYDDALDILTKLNKKHPNTKEVLQNAGICYRIKGEYDTALYIYEKAAAAGADVRNNKGILYIKTADYELAIQSFEGDRYDYNRALAYTLKKDLTGAKNVLDKIDDKSAEDFYLRAIVGARSKDVDLLTTSLTRAIKLDGSIRQRAKEDLEFRNYWVKPEFENAIR from the coding sequence ATGAAAAACCTTGCTAATTACAGGAAGCAGTTATTTTTTATTGGGATGAGTATCTTATTTGTTTCGTTTTATGGATGTAATCCATTGAAAAAAATGCAGAAAGATCTCGACAAGGTAAAGATTAAAGTTGTTGACGATGTTCTTGAAGTACATGCCGATAGCATCAACGTTTATTTCGACACCTATATTCCTGAAAATTATTTCCACAAGAAAGCAATTATGAAACTTGATCCTTTCTTGTCCTACAAAACAGACAGTATTTTTATGACACCTTTATTGCTTGCTGGCGAAAAGGTTGATTTGCAATCGAATAAAATTCCATCTTCGAATGTAGTACCCTTTAAAGCTGGAGCAACAGTGCCTTATCGTGAAAAATTAAGGTATGAGCCAGGCATGAAGAATTCTACTATTTACTTAGTTGGATCTTACAAGATTGATTCAGATTATGATGAACTTGACAACTGTATCTGTGATGTAAAAAAATATATGATCTCTGAAGGTGTGATAGCTACATCCCAAACAGTTCAGCCAACTGAAACTATTGGCATAGCTGGAAGCTTCACTCCAACCAGAATTGTTGCGAATGGTGTTATTTATTATGAAAACGATAAATATATCATTAAAAAAGGTCAAACTGAAAGTAAAGACTTTAAACTACCCTTCGTACTTGATCCAGTATTCGATTTAGTTATCAAAGAAGGATACCAAATAGAAGGTGTTACTATGCACTCACAAGCTTCTCCTGACGGAGCATTTGATAGAAACGAATTTCTAGCAAAAAGCAGAAAGTCAGTTTCTTATGCTTATATGGTCAAGCGACTGAAAGCTATTGGATTTGAGCAAGTTTATGATTCTGGCTTTTACAAAAGAGACCAGACTTACGAAGATTGGGAAGGTTTAAAACAACTTATTTCAAAAAGTGATCTGAGCATTAAAGAAGATATTCTTAAAATTATTGCCTCCGATCTTCCATTGGATGAGAAAGAAGCAAACATCAGAAAACTTGGTCAGTGGGAAGTTCTTGCAAAAACCATTCTTCCTAAGTTGAGGAAAACAGAAATTGCAATGACAGCTAAAACAATCATTCGTGAGCTGAGCGTTCTGAATGCATTGTACAAAGAGAACAAATTGGATGAATTTTATAACAAACAAGAAGTTCTTTATTTAGCATATAATACCAAGAGTTTAGATGATCAAGCTAAATTATATACTTATTATAATGAGAAATATCCTGATGAGTATGTTGGTTTAAACAACTTAGCTGGTGTTCATATTCTTAAGGGACAATATGATGATGCCCTTGATATTTTAACCAAATTGAATAAGAAACATCCAAATACAAAAGAAGTTCTTCAAAATGCTGGTATTTGCTATAGAATTAAAGGTGAGTATGATACCGCTTTATATATTTATGAGAAAGCTGCTGCTGCAGGTGCTGATGTTAGAAATAACAAAGGAATTTTGTACATCAAAACAGCCGATTATGAATTAGCTATCCAATCTTTTGAAGGAGACAGATATGACTACAACAGAGCTTTAGCTTATACCTTGAAGAAAGATTTAACCGGAGCTAAAAACGTATTGGATAAAATAGACGACAAATCTGCAGAAGATTTTTATCTGAGAGCAATTGTTGGAGCAAGATCAAAAGATGTTGATTTGCTTACAACAAGCTTAACACGTGCAATCAAATTAGATGGTAGCATCAGACAAAGAGCAAAGGAAGATTTGGAATTCAGAAATTACTGGGTAAAACCTGAATTCGAAAATGCTATTAGATAA
- a CDS encoding DUF4199 domain-containing protein — protein MIKIAAKYGLMCGLISVLSGTIFYTLGLAFKSQWWISSVANILIFVLIIFLVIVAVKEFRKQLEGIITFTEAFTTAISAFIIVALLSSVFNILLYTVIDSEYPEKVKITAIERMEKQLDKSPMEDTKKDEMIEMLDSKDFTYTGPKAVKSFGFTILFYSIISLIIAAAIKKDINEVPLN, from the coding sequence ATGATAAAAATCGCAGCAAAATATGGATTGATGTGTGGATTAATTTCTGTACTCTCAGGAACTATATTCTATACGTTGGGTTTGGCATTCAAAAGCCAATGGTGGATTAGTTCAGTTGCTAACATCCTTATCTTTGTCTTAATTATTTTCCTTGTTATTGTTGCTGTAAAGGAATTTAGAAAACAATTAGAAGGAATAATAACTTTTACAGAAGCTTTTACTACAGCAATTTCAGCTTTCATTATTGTTGCATTACTTTCTTCAGTTTTTAACATTTTACTTTATACAGTTATTGATTCTGAATATCCTGAAAAAGTAAAAATTACAGCTATTGAGCGGATGGAAAAACAGCTCGATAAATCTCCAATGGAGGACACTAAAAAGGATGAGATGATTGAAATGCTCGATTCAAAGGATTTCACCTATACCGGTCCTAAAGCAGTTAAATCTTTTGGTTTTACAATTTTGTTCTATAGTATTATCTCCTTAATAATTGCTGCTGCTATTAAAAAAGACATCAACGAAGTTCCCTTAAATTAA